One Gossypium hirsutum isolate 1008001.06 chromosome A11, Gossypium_hirsutum_v2.1, whole genome shotgun sequence genomic window carries:
- the LOC107944016 gene encoding tRNA 2'-phosphotransferase 1, whose product MTVESERLLKQILSADEVQFCVHGTYKRNLESILESGLKRMKRLHVHFSSGLPTDGEVISGMRRDVNVLIYLDVRKALEEGMKLYISDNKVILT is encoded by the exons ATG ACAGTTGAGTCCGAAAGATTATTAAAACAAATACTTTCAGCTGATGAAGTGCAAT TTTGCGTACATGGAACCTATAAGAGGAATTTGGAATCAATTTTAGAGTCGGGTTTGAAGCGCATGAAAAGATTGCATGTTCACTTCTCAAGTGGCTTGCCGACTGACGGTGAAGTGATAAGTG GTATGAGACGAGATGTTAACGTTTTGATCTATCTTGATGTTAGAAAAGCTTTGGAAG AAGGCATGAAGCTTTACATTTCAGACAACAAAGTGATATTGACTTAA